A window of Thiocapsa bogorovii genomic DNA:
CGCGGCGACCTCGGCGGTCACGCGCACGCCGCTGTTTAGTCTGCCGGGCGGTGCCAGGATGGTGCCCTTCGCGCAGCCATAGGAGCGACCACGCTCGTCGAGGATCCCCGAGGTATGAATTCCGACGACCGCGGGCACGCCGGCGAGGGTTGCCCAAATCGGGCTGCCGCTGTGACCGGGACAGGTATCCACCGTGTAGAGCAGGCGCTGCGGGGTGAAACGACGCAGCCGCTCGCTGTGCCACCAGAGGCTGCCGATCGGGCGATCGGCCGGGTAGCCGGCCACGGTCAGGGGCGCACCCGTTTCGAGGCGCTTTAACTGCGCATCGGTCAAGACCCGCAGCGAAAGGAAGCGCGAGATCCCGGGGAAGGGCCGGGGCAACACCAAGAGGCCGTAGTCGTAGGGGCGACGGGCGGAGGTCGAGCGTGCCTGGATGAAGCCTCGCGGCACATAGCCCTCGATCGCCAGTTGAGTGCCGAACGGGAACCGGTCGCGATCGGCTCGCCCCGGAGCCACGCGCACACGCACGGGCGGGCGCTGCAATTTCAGGCTGTAGAGGCAGTGCGCCGCGGTCAGGACGTGGCGCGGCCCGATCAGCGCGCCGCTGCACCCGCGCCACAGGCCGTCGCCGAAATCGCGCCCGAGATGGCAGATGGTGTTGTACGGAAAGCGCCGCGTGCGGGTCTCGTGAACCCGGTTGTCGTCGGGCCCGACCAGCGCATAGTCGCGCTCGCCCGATTCGGCCAATGCCGTGAAGGCATCCAGCTCCGCGCGCATGCCCTTAGTCCTCGGTGGCGCCGTCGGTCGCGGCGGTGTCGACCTCGCCGCTCCCCGCCGACCTCGCCGGAGCCTCGCCGGGTCGCGGATTCGAACCCTCGTGCGGGGCTTCGTAGTAGCCTTCGGGATCCAGCTCGGTCAGTTGCTCCCAGATGCGATTCAGGATGATGTCGGCCTCCGCACGCTGGGACAGGAAGCCGACCGCCCGGGTGATGAAGGCCTCCTCCTCCGGGCTCAAGAGGCTTGGGTGAGCCTCCTCGGGTTCCTGCCCCGGGTTCGGCGGCGGCTCCGCGAACAGTGCTTCCGGGTCCTCGTCGAAAGACTCTCCGGTCCATTCGAACGTGCGTTCGGACGGGGTGCGAAGCGGGGCGACCCTCGCGCCGCGCTGTAACGATGTGTCATGAGTCCCGGGTGGGGGTGTTTGCGCCGGGTTCGTGCGCGTCCGCGGCTGCTCGTGGGCGGCCTTGCGGCGCGCGATCAGGGACTCGATCTCGGCGAGGACCAAGGCGTCGAGATCGACGCAATCCTTCTCCCGTTGGTGACGGACGGCGGGTCGTGCCTGCGTGCCTTGACTCTGTGTCATGGTTGCCTCCGATGATCGACCGAGCAAAAAGCCGACTGAAGTCGGCGTACCCGGGGGCCGACGCAAGTCGGCGCACCGGCCTTTGGGTTCGCCGGTTTCAACCGGCACCCGGAGCCAGCGGACTCGAGTCGACCGAGTGCAACACAGGTCGGCATGGACCCGCCCGCTGGCTAATTCGCAAGGGCGCCCGGCTAGGGTGCGTCCGGAGCCCCTCTCACATGAACGCCAAAGCGAGCCGGTCCAGTCGCTCCGATTGGCCGATCGTGCGCCTCTGCTCCGGTCGGCGCCCAGTCTGCCCCTCCTTGCGCAGATCGAGAATCCTCGCCAGGTTGGCGTTCGCCTCATGCACCGGCTCGAGCGAGCGCGCCGGTCCGGTGATGAGGCTGACCACACCGGGTCCGTGCCCGCTCTTGAGACTGTCGCCGTGCACGACCACGCCGATCGTCGTATAGCCGCGACGCAGGGTGCGCCCGTAGCGATGGTCGGCACCCCGGATCGCCACCAGGTCGCCGAAGCGAAGACGATCGAGTCGAAAGCGTCGGCGCACCTGCGGATCGGACAATTGAATATCCCCGTCGCCGCGACAGCTATTGTCGCGACCGATCCCGGAACCGATGATCCCGGCGGGCAGCAGATGCGTGACCGGCACCCTCAACCGGTCCGGCGCCGAGCGCAATCCCCAGCGGCGGATCAGGAGCGGGGAGCAGTTGTAGAGCGTCAACTCGGGATGCTCCGGCAGCCGCAGCCCTAGACCGTGCGAGTAGATCTGAATCCGGTCGCCGATGCGCAGACGCCGGAGGACCGAATCCGGAAAGTCGATCAGGACGTGGTCGATCCCGCCGTGCTTGCCCGTCACCGTGCCCTTCTGGTCCGTGCAGGGGCCCGTCAGCACGCGCGCCGCGTTGCCCACACAGGCGTAGGTGTTCAGCGCCAGATTGGCTGCATTCGGCTTCCCCTTGAGGGCGCGCTGGCGGCTCTCGACCGCGACGCCTGGCTCCAGATGATCGGCCGCCAGGCCGACGCACGGGTCGCCGACCCGGTGGCTGATCACGATCCCGCCCGGTCCCGGAACCACCCGCGGTACCCCGTCGCGGCCGATCCGGTAGGGGCTGCTGCCCTGGGTCGGCGGGACGATCTCTCCCGCGACCGCGACCATGACCAGCTCGCTTAGATTCATCAGCGGGGTTCCGGCCCTGCGGCGGGTCGAGGGCAACGGTGGTGCAAGTGGGGGGTGTTTCATGGCAGTCGATACCAGAAGGCGCTGGCGTCCTGCCAGACATCGTCTAGCCGATCTCCCTCACCGCAGGACGACTCCAGGTCGCTTTCCAGATCGGGATCCGGTGTGTCG
This region includes:
- a CDS encoding DUF4438 family protein — its product is MNLSELVMVAVAGEIVPPTQGSSPYRIGRDGVPRVVPGPGGIVISHRVGDPCVGLAADHLEPGVAVESRQRALKGKPNAANLALNTYACVGNAARVLTGPCTDQKGTVTGKHGGIDHVLIDFPDSVLRRLRIGDRIQIYSHGLGLRLPEHPELTLYNCSPLLIRRWGLRSAPDRLRVPVTHLLPAGIIGSGIGRDNSCRGDGDIQLSDPQVRRRFRLDRLRFGDLVAIRGADHRYGRTLRRGYTTIGVVVHGDSLKSGHGPGVVSLITGPARSLEPVHEANANLARILDLRKEGQTGRRPEQRRTIGQSERLDRLALAFM
- a CDS encoding trypsin-like serine peptidase: MRAELDAFTALAESGERDYALVGPDDNRVHETRTRRFPYNTICHLGRDFGDGLWRGCSGALIGPRHVLTAAHCLYSLKLQRPPVRVRVAPGRADRDRFPFGTQLAIEGYVPRGFIQARSTSARRPYDYGLLVLPRPFPGISRFLSLRVLTDAQLKRLETGAPLTVAGYPADRPIGSLWWHSERLRRFTPQRLLYTVDTCPGHSGSPIWATLAGVPAVVGIHTSGILDERGRSYGCAKGTILAPPGRLNSGVRVTAEVAANLRDPRRTLAGRSPMIRVL